The Pyxidicoccus xibeiensis genome includes a window with the following:
- a CDS encoding AAA family ATPase, translating to MDKNFHLFVRRYPGLGVAAHVLTHPYLASFAEDLGAARLDLAEVLGRLIKRGELIDDETHWEDLRQRRMVLTVRALQHGRLLPVPLRLTVVTHGGRRAKARTASRGQAVKGPLQVWVPRLNVQGLLHDAADLEAYVEELVRHELYMAPLERLHELAYTGEESVETLSVPARARTTPRARAAEETTTRKQRRPPPPPGLAEASRCLNEEARAGLLERAWEREAEVSRLAEAVTSATRASVLLVGPPSVGKTALVHELVQRAEAAAAGHPLHGLEVYSTSGGRIMAGMRYLGQWQERVQRMVEALRVRRAVLHLDSLSELLSLGGGDTGLDVARHLLPSLEGGEVALVVEATPEDVARAERTHGTFLQALRHLAVAPLAPVAARSALQQASQRVARARKVRFTPDSLERAAELTERFGDGPPPGGAVSLLRAASAEPTSTGEVDAAGVTRAFCTRTGYPRELVDSSIRLDPEALLRRFRERIVGQDEATLLLRNLIVTLKTGLADPARPLGAFLLLGPTGVGKTESALALAEYLFGDTARLARFDMAEYAAPGSAARLVGEVGGQQGGLARRVREQPFGVVLLDEVEKADAGVHDLLLQVLGEGRLTDGTGRTVSFRNTVVLLTSNLGADSAGRSLGFGGGSVRDLEAHYLGAATAFFRPELLNRLDQVVPYRALTPEVIRALARRTLEAALAREGLTRRGVKVSFGEDVVDHLARTGFDARYGARPLKRAVEQHVVSPLAQWLAAHASAPPGQVVLRMGADGKVELGGVT from the coding sequence ATGGACAAGAACTTCCACCTCTTCGTGCGGCGCTACCCCGGCCTGGGCGTGGCGGCGCACGTGCTCACGCACCCGTACCTGGCCTCGTTCGCCGAGGACCTGGGCGCCGCGCGGCTCGACCTCGCGGAGGTGCTGGGCCGCCTCATCAAGCGCGGTGAGCTCATCGACGACGAGACGCACTGGGAGGACCTGCGCCAGCGCCGCATGGTCCTCACCGTGCGCGCCCTCCAGCACGGGCGGCTGCTGCCGGTGCCCCTGCGCCTCACCGTGGTGACGCATGGCGGGCGCCGCGCGAAGGCCCGGACGGCGAGCCGGGGCCAGGCCGTGAAGGGCCCGCTCCAGGTCTGGGTGCCCCGGCTGAACGTGCAGGGGCTGCTGCATGACGCGGCGGACCTGGAGGCGTACGTGGAGGAGCTGGTGCGCCACGAGCTGTACATGGCACCGCTGGAGCGGCTGCACGAGCTGGCCTACACGGGCGAGGAGTCGGTGGAGACGCTGTCGGTGCCCGCGCGCGCGCGGACGACGCCTCGCGCCCGTGCGGCGGAGGAGACGACGACGCGCAAGCAGCGGCGCCCGCCCCCGCCCCCGGGACTCGCGGAGGCGAGCCGCTGCCTCAACGAAGAGGCGCGCGCCGGGCTGCTGGAGCGGGCCTGGGAGCGCGAGGCCGAGGTGTCCCGGCTCGCCGAGGCCGTCACTTCGGCCACCCGCGCCAGCGTGCTGCTGGTGGGCCCGCCCTCCGTGGGAAAGACGGCGCTGGTCCATGAGTTGGTCCAGCGTGCCGAAGCCGCGGCCGCCGGCCACCCGCTGCACGGCCTGGAGGTGTACAGCACGTCCGGCGGCCGCATCATGGCCGGCATGCGCTACCTGGGGCAGTGGCAGGAGCGCGTGCAGCGCATGGTGGAGGCGCTCCGCGTGCGCCGCGCGGTGCTGCACCTGGACAGCCTGTCGGAGCTGCTCTCGCTGGGCGGCGGCGACACGGGGCTGGACGTGGCGCGACACCTGCTGCCCTCCCTGGAGGGCGGCGAGGTGGCGCTGGTGGTGGAGGCCACCCCGGAGGACGTGGCCCGCGCGGAGCGGACGCATGGGACGTTCCTCCAGGCCCTGCGGCACCTGGCCGTGGCGCCGCTGGCCCCCGTCGCCGCGCGCTCCGCGCTCCAGCAGGCGTCACAACGCGTCGCCCGCGCGCGCAAGGTGCGCTTCACGCCGGACTCGCTGGAGCGCGCCGCGGAGCTGACCGAGCGCTTCGGCGACGGCCCGCCTCCCGGTGGTGCGGTGTCGCTGCTGCGCGCGGCCAGCGCCGAGCCCACGTCCACGGGAGAGGTGGACGCGGCGGGCGTGACGCGCGCCTTCTGCACCCGCACGGGCTACCCGCGCGAGCTGGTGGACAGCTCCATCCGGTTGGACCCGGAGGCGCTGCTGCGGCGCTTCCGTGAGCGCATCGTCGGCCAGGACGAGGCGACGCTGCTGCTGCGCAACCTCATCGTCACGCTGAAGACGGGGCTGGCGGACCCGGCCCGTCCGCTGGGCGCCTTCCTGCTGCTGGGCCCCACCGGCGTGGGCAAGACGGAGTCGGCGCTCGCGCTGGCGGAGTACCTCTTCGGAGACACCGCCCGGCTGGCCCGCTTCGACATGGCGGAGTACGCGGCCCCCGGCAGCGCGGCGCGGCTGGTGGGCGAGGTGGGCGGCCAGCAGGGCGGCCTGGCGCGGCGCGTGCGCGAGCAGCCCTTCGGCGTGGTGCTGCTGGACGAGGTGGAGAAGGCGGACGCGGGCGTCCACGACTTGCTCCTCCAGGTCCTGGGCGAGGGCCGCCTCACGGACGGCACCGGCCGCACCGTCAGCTTCCGCAACACGGTGGTGCTGCTCACCAGCAACCTGGGCGCGGACAGCGCGGGGCGCTCGCTCGGCTTCGGCGGTGGAAGCGTGAGGGACCTGGAGGCCCACTACCTGGGCGCCGCCACCGCCTTCTTCCGGCCGGAGCTGCTCAACCGGCTGGACCAGGTGGTGCCCTACCGGGCCCTCACGCCGGAGGTCATCCGCGCGCTGGCCCGGCGCACGCTGGAGGCGGCCCTGGCGCGCGAGGGCCTCACCCGCCGGGGCGTGAAGGTGTCCTTCGGCGAGGACGTGGTGGACCACCTGGCGCGCACCGGCTTCGACGCGCGCTACGGCGCCCGTCCCCTCAAGCGCGCGGTGGAGCAGCACGTCGTCTCCCCGCTGGCGCAGTGGCTCGCGGCGCACGCGAGCGCCCCACCCGGCCAGGTCGTGCTCCGGATGGGGGCGGACGGGAAGGTGGAGCTGGGCGGCGTGACGTGA
- a CDS encoding serine hydrolase domain-containing protein yields the protein MTTEAKDPTRLKQLLEDGIRAYLGGEDVIGVSAAIAVGNARAAYTAGLADREAKRPVKDDTMFIIGSVQKVFTNTLAAARIVEGKLSLDDQITRFLPAEVREEGSVIRQVTPANLGTMTAAMPSANVKGHPAGALYAGEPPTAPMLDFWKTFNPERHIGTSYLYANMSEVTQGFTTVFAAGRTYPELFAADIQGPLSMKDTVVSLNGFSPERIAQGYSKTGKRVDYRGVGFNSTASDMLRFLEGNLFRVPSMPLLTYRAMSLAHQPRFQIAPGHSIGLAWYTTEVGQGARVVSKAGGNAGFLAWVGFIPERAAAVVLLTNGHPPSSQSLPATGKAILLKAAGIDPQSIVPHEDADGGIQPEAMDA from the coding sequence ATGACGACCGAGGCGAAGGACCCCACGCGGCTGAAGCAGCTCCTGGAGGATGGCATCCGCGCGTACCTGGGAGGCGAGGACGTGATTGGCGTGTCGGCGGCCATCGCCGTGGGCAACGCCCGTGCGGCCTATACGGCGGGGCTGGCGGACCGGGAGGCGAAGCGGCCGGTGAAGGACGACACGATGTTCATCATCGGCTCCGTCCAGAAGGTGTTCACCAACACGCTGGCCGCGGCGCGCATCGTGGAAGGGAAGCTGTCGCTGGATGACCAGATCACCCGCTTCCTGCCCGCGGAGGTCCGGGAGGAGGGGAGCGTCATCCGGCAGGTCACCCCCGCCAACCTGGGCACGATGACGGCGGCGATGCCCTCGGCCAACGTGAAGGGCCATCCCGCTGGCGCGCTCTACGCGGGCGAGCCTCCCACGGCACCGATGCTGGACTTCTGGAAGACGTTCAACCCCGAGCGGCACATCGGCACCAGCTACCTCTACGCGAACATGAGCGAGGTGACGCAGGGCTTCACCACGGTGTTCGCGGCGGGGCGGACGTACCCGGAGCTGTTTGCGGCGGACATCCAGGGGCCGCTGTCGATGAAGGACACCGTGGTGAGCCTGAACGGGTTCTCTCCGGAGCGCATCGCCCAGGGCTACTCGAAGACGGGCAAGCGCGTGGACTACCGGGGCGTGGGCTTCAACTCCACCGCGTCCGACATGCTGCGCTTCCTGGAGGGCAACCTCTTCCGTGTGCCGAGCATGCCGCTGCTGACGTACCGGGCCATGAGCCTGGCCCACCAGCCCCGCTTCCAGATTGCGCCGGGGCACTCCATCGGCCTCGCCTGGTACACCACCGAGGTGGGGCAGGGCGCGCGGGTGGTGAGCAAGGCGGGAGGCAACGCGGGCTTCCTCGCATGGGTCGGCTTCATCCCCGAGCGCGCCGCCGCCGTGGTCCTGCTCACCAATGGGCACCCCCCCTCGTCGCAGTCGCTTCCCGCCACGGGCAAGGCCATTCTACTGAAGGCCGCCGGTATCGACCCTCAGTCCATCGTCCCCCACGAGGACGCGGACGGCGGCATCCAGCCGGAGGCCATGGACGCCTGA
- a CDS encoding tetratricopeptide repeat protein, which produces MQCIDESVFMKLLLGELPPEQQTEVDAHLDTCSACRQLVAQGLRAQNPEEPGSEREPELSPTRDGAPLEKGTAVGRYLVLEPLGAGGMGVVYSAYDPELDRRVALKLLRVGAPGLGAERGRAWLLREAQAMARVSHPHVVPVYDVGTFDGQVFLAMERVEAQTLREWLKAAPRPWRQVLALFLDAGRGLAAAHAAGVVHGDFKPENLLVGRDGRVRVTDFGLAHLGAPSGERPVLPAGLTLPERGGLDRSATGGSPAYMAPEQLCDGARPGPGGDQFAFCVTLHEALYGERPFEGTSLSALSAEVGAGRVRSPTAGTRVPPWLRRVLLRGLAVRPDERFPSMESLLAALQRDPAVRWRRGLSIAGGVALLAAAVGLTHTLHTRRAQACDGAAAQLTALWSPEQQRAIESSFLATGRPYAAETWQRVRRELDAYTAGWVTTRTTACEATRVRGEQSEEVLAWRMRCLDSRLADVAALSRLLSQADAGTVDQAHRAAKALPPLSGCSEALVPGGAPAPEDAATRERRSVLRDALARGRALKNTGRYKEGVALVEPVAKAAREAADPREGAEAHLLLGELREGAGDWKGAEAALFEAVDAAEATRQDAVAARAWTLLVRVSTVGLDEYELATRWRSRAAAAIDRLGAGNDLLRVNLLTYTGTLLRKQGRFEEAHAQELQALERVKHTFGPDSLEAADVYQELGTTRLEQGRLDEARAHVERAAALTRQALSPEHPEVLRVRLAMVPVLRTQGALADAESISREVLAALTQSLGPEHPRVYDALNDLASTLLMQGRHDEALPLYERALVIVGKTDGPESMGASVVLGNMGLLYFVQGKMEEALARLQATLLIKEKQLGPRHAGIVPMLRMVARALVRLERYPEAVTYAQRAADVQLSQKDDAYAQWTVALTDLGTAHLRAGQPTEALAPLERAVAGWERATPGPGQRTQAHFLLARALWESARDRERAVELARKAKALGLGDDAAPASTLGAIDKWLAERGVR; this is translated from the coding sequence ATGCAGTGCATCGACGAGTCCGTCTTCATGAAGTTGCTGCTGGGCGAGCTCCCGCCTGAGCAGCAGACGGAGGTGGACGCCCACCTCGACACGTGCAGCGCCTGCCGGCAACTGGTGGCCCAGGGCCTGCGGGCCCAGAACCCGGAGGAGCCGGGCAGCGAACGCGAGCCGGAACTGTCGCCCACGCGTGACGGGGCTCCGCTGGAGAAGGGCACCGCGGTGGGCCGCTATCTCGTGCTGGAGCCGCTGGGCGCGGGCGGCATGGGCGTCGTCTACAGCGCGTATGACCCGGAGCTGGACCGGCGCGTGGCCCTCAAGCTGCTGCGCGTGGGAGCGCCCGGCCTGGGGGCGGAGCGGGGCCGCGCCTGGCTCCTGCGCGAGGCCCAGGCCATGGCCCGCGTCTCACACCCGCATGTGGTGCCTGTCTATGACGTGGGCACCTTCGACGGGCAGGTCTTCCTGGCCATGGAGCGGGTGGAGGCGCAGACGCTGCGCGAGTGGCTGAAGGCCGCGCCCCGCCCCTGGCGACAGGTGCTGGCCCTCTTCCTGGACGCGGGCCGGGGCCTCGCGGCGGCCCATGCGGCGGGCGTGGTGCACGGCGACTTCAAGCCGGAGAACCTGCTCGTGGGCCGCGACGGGCGCGTGCGCGTCACCGACTTCGGCCTCGCGCACCTGGGAGCGCCCTCGGGTGAGCGGCCCGTACTGCCCGCGGGCCTCACCCTTCCCGAGCGGGGCGGCCTGGACCGCTCGGCCACGGGCGGCTCGCCGGCCTACATGGCGCCGGAGCAGCTCTGCGACGGCGCCCGTCCAGGCCCGGGCGGAGACCAGTTCGCCTTCTGCGTGACGCTGCACGAGGCCCTCTACGGCGAGCGCCCCTTCGAGGGCACCTCCCTGTCCGCGCTGTCCGCCGAGGTGGGCGCGGGGCGCGTGCGCTCTCCAACCGCGGGCACGCGCGTGCCTCCGTGGCTCCGCCGCGTGCTGCTGCGCGGGCTGGCCGTCCGCCCCGATGAGCGCTTCCCGTCGATGGAGTCCCTGCTCGCCGCGCTCCAGCGAGACCCGGCCGTGCGTTGGCGCCGGGGGCTCTCCATCGCCGGAGGCGTAGCGCTGCTCGCCGCCGCGGTCGGCCTCACCCACACCCTCCACACGCGCCGGGCCCAGGCGTGTGACGGCGCGGCGGCGCAGCTCACCGCCCTCTGGAGCCCGGAGCAGCAGCGGGCCATCGAGTCCTCCTTCCTCGCCACCGGCCGGCCCTACGCTGCCGAGACCTGGCAGCGCGTGCGGCGCGAGCTGGACGCGTACACCGCCGGCTGGGTGACGACGCGCACCACCGCCTGCGAGGCCACCCGCGTGCGCGGCGAGCAGTCCGAGGAGGTGCTCGCCTGGCGCATGCGCTGCCTCGACAGCCGGCTGGCGGACGTGGCGGCGCTGTCGCGGCTCCTGTCCCAGGCCGACGCCGGGACGGTGGACCAGGCGCACCGCGCGGCGAAGGCCCTGCCTCCACTGTCGGGCTGCTCGGAGGCGCTGGTGCCCGGAGGCGCGCCCGCCCCCGAAGACGCGGCCACGCGCGAGCGCAGGAGCGTGCTGCGCGACGCGCTGGCGCGGGGCCGCGCGCTGAAGAACACCGGCCGCTACAAGGAAGGCGTGGCGCTGGTGGAGCCGGTGGCGAAGGCGGCGCGCGAGGCGGCGGACCCCCGCGAGGGCGCCGAGGCCCACCTGCTGCTGGGCGAGCTGCGCGAGGGCGCCGGTGACTGGAAGGGCGCGGAGGCCGCCCTCTTCGAGGCCGTGGACGCGGCGGAGGCCACGCGCCAGGACGCGGTGGCCGCGCGGGCATGGACGCTGCTGGTGCGCGTGTCCACCGTGGGGCTGGACGAGTACGAGCTGGCCACGCGCTGGAGGAGCCGGGCCGCCGCCGCCATCGACCGGCTCGGCGCGGGCAACGACCTGCTGCGGGTGAATCTCCTGACGTACACCGGCACCCTGCTGCGCAAGCAGGGCCGCTTCGAGGAGGCCCACGCCCAGGAGCTGCAGGCGCTGGAGCGGGTGAAGCACACCTTCGGCCCGGACAGCCTGGAAGCGGCGGACGTGTACCAGGAGCTGGGCACCACCCGCCTGGAGCAGGGCCGCCTGGACGAGGCCCGCGCGCACGTGGAGCGGGCGGCCGCGCTGACGCGGCAGGCCCTGAGCCCGGAGCACCCCGAGGTGCTGCGCGTCCGGCTGGCCATGGTGCCCGTGCTTCGCACGCAGGGCGCGCTGGCGGATGCCGAGAGCATCTCCCGCGAGGTGCTGGCGGCGCTGACGCAGTCCCTGGGCCCCGAGCATCCCCGCGTCTACGACGCGCTCAACGACCTGGCGTCGACGCTCCTGATGCAGGGCCGCCACGACGAGGCGCTGCCCCTCTACGAGCGAGCGCTCGTCATCGTCGGGAAGACGGACGGGCCGGAGTCCATGGGCGCGTCCGTCGTCCTCGGCAACATGGGCCTGCTCTACTTCGTGCAGGGGAAGATGGAGGAGGCCCTGGCACGCCTCCAGGCCACGCTGCTCATCAAGGAGAAGCAGCTGGGCCCGCGGCACGCCGGCATCGTGCCGATGCTGCGCATGGTCGCCCGCGCGCTCGTCCGCCTGGAGCGCTACCCGGAGGCGGTGACGTACGCCCAGCGCGCCGCCGACGTGCAGCTCAGCCAGAAGGACGACGCCTATGCCCAGTGGACGGTGGCCCTCACGGACCTGGGCACCGCGCACCTGCGGGCGGGCCAGCCCACCGAGGCGCTCGCCCCGCTGGAGCGCGCCGTGGCCGGCTGGGAGCGCGCCACGCCCGGCCCCGGCCAGCGCACCCAGGCGCACTTCCTGCTGGCCCGCGCGCTCTGGGAGTCGGCCAGGGACCGGGAGCGCGCCGTCGAGCTGGCCCGGAAGGCGAAAGCCCTGGGCCTCGGTGATGACGCGGCCCCGGCCTCGACGCTCGGGGCCATCGACAAGTGGCTCGCCGAGCGGGGCGTGCGCTGA
- a CDS encoding M28 family metallopeptidase, translating to MSRFRLSCSLAALCLALVSPDVARAEEAPPAAREREATLLVGAVLGGTPMIEDLRSLVDEVGGRATGSESNHRSVEWALERFRAAGVTARAEPFRMPALWLERSASATVQGPGLRFAPRVAAMPFSAATPQGGLTAPLLDAGRGTAADFTRMGAKAKGAFLLVETDELRDVDGLFREYNEAVGIESRAFASGAAGVVYMGSRPGNQLYRHNVSVGPKNTRPMMVMERDGAKRAQRLLRAGTALKLGAVLDLELGGPYEARNVIGEIRGTTRPDEVVVLGAHLDSWDLGGGALDNGANVAMLIDLARQMQRLGLKPARTIRFALWNGEEQGMHGSAGYVHSHAAELDGHAMALSVDIGCGRITGFFTNGRPPLVPLVDKALKPAAGLGPFTQVDVPVVGTDNLDFMLHGVANLIANQEAATYGPNYHARSDEFEQCDARTLRTNAAVVGALAWGFATMEERLPRQGRAEVEALMKSTDLTQQMKSFNVWDEWAAGTRGRPPERQAAPATR from the coding sequence ATGTCCCGCTTCCGCCTGTCGTGCAGCCTCGCCGCGCTCTGCCTCGCCCTGGTCTCGCCAGACGTCGCGAGGGCCGAGGAGGCCCCTCCAGCCGCGCGCGAGCGCGAGGCCACGCTGCTCGTCGGAGCGGTGCTCGGGGGCACGCCGATGATTGAAGACCTGCGCTCGCTGGTGGACGAGGTGGGCGGCCGGGCCACGGGCTCGGAGTCCAACCACCGCTCGGTGGAGTGGGCGCTGGAGCGCTTCCGCGCGGCCGGGGTGACGGCGCGCGCGGAGCCCTTCCGGATGCCGGCGCTCTGGCTGGAGCGCTCCGCCAGCGCCACCGTGCAGGGCCCGGGCCTGCGCTTCGCGCCGCGCGTGGCCGCGATGCCGTTCTCCGCCGCCACGCCGCAGGGCGGCCTCACCGCGCCGCTGCTGGACGCGGGCCGGGGCACGGCGGCGGACTTCACCCGCATGGGCGCGAAGGCGAAGGGCGCCTTCCTCCTGGTGGAGACGGACGAGCTCCGGGACGTGGACGGGCTGTTCCGCGAGTACAACGAGGCGGTGGGCATCGAGTCCCGCGCGTTCGCCTCGGGCGCGGCCGGCGTCGTGTACATGGGCAGCCGGCCCGGCAACCAGCTCTACCGGCACAACGTCTCCGTGGGGCCGAAGAACACGCGGCCCATGATGGTGATGGAGCGCGACGGGGCGAAGCGCGCGCAGCGGCTCCTGCGCGCCGGCACGGCCCTGAAGCTGGGCGCGGTGCTGGACCTCGAGTTGGGAGGCCCCTACGAGGCCCGCAACGTCATTGGCGAGATTCGCGGCACCACGCGGCCGGACGAGGTCGTCGTCCTGGGCGCGCACCTGGACAGCTGGGACCTGGGCGGCGGCGCGCTCGACAACGGCGCCAACGTGGCGATGCTCATCGACCTCGCGCGGCAGATGCAGCGGCTGGGCCTGAAGCCCGCGCGCACCATCCGCTTCGCGCTGTGGAACGGCGAGGAGCAGGGCATGCACGGCTCGGCGGGCTACGTGCACTCGCACGCGGCGGAGCTGGACGGGCACGCCATGGCGCTGTCGGTGGACATCGGCTGCGGCCGCATCACCGGCTTCTTCACCAACGGCCGCCCGCCGCTGGTGCCGCTGGTGGACAAGGCGCTGAAGCCTGCGGCGGGGCTGGGGCCCTTCACGCAGGTGGACGTGCCGGTGGTGGGCACCGACAACCTGGACTTCATGCTGCACGGCGTGGCCAACCTCATCGCCAACCAGGAGGCGGCCACCTACGGGCCCAACTACCACGCGCGCTCGGACGAGTTCGAGCAGTGCGACGCGCGGACGCTGCGCACCAACGCGGCCGTGGTGGGCGCGCTCGCCTGGGGCTTCGCCACCATGGAGGAGCGGCTGCCCCGCCAGGGCCGCGCGGAGGTGGAGGCGCTCATGAAGAGCACCGACCTCACGCAGCAGATGAAGTCCTTCAACGTCTGGGACGAGTGGGCCGCCGGCACCCGCGGCCGTCCTCCCGAGCGTCAGGCCGCGCCCGCCACGCGCTGA
- a CDS encoding PAS domain-containing sensor histidine kinase, with translation MTDREAIEGITADQARLFLETMVASAPIGLAFVDLDFRYIHINDALAAMNGLPREAHLGRKIRDILPGIWPYVEAHYQKVVQSGEPVLNLEVSGLTPLEPNTERSFLVNYYPVRDGAGCIQGVGITVIESTERKRAHQALRASEQRYRSLVEAMTHTVWTTTGRGELREASPRWLAFTGQTHAAHLGLGWLDAIHPGDRTGFMTRWATTLETRNPYQGELRLRFHDGTYRDVVIRSVPVFDDTGAVREWVSTAEDITERKRTEAEVEAQRARLYDVVMNVPASIAIISTPELRFTLINPLYRQYSRNTDLMGQSLRELAKHNPNAAGAVATLEQVYASGKPVFLPELRQWLDMRGTGVPEERFFNVAYQPLRDADGRVDSVLSFSLDITEQVLARRKMEELATHLGHQQQWLESVLDLNPVAILLMEPGTGRVLFANQAAHRMAGGHFPLDVPADGYGSVYRLTDDAGVLLPLEAIPGVRAARGEALHQEPVVWHTLTGRHSLLVDSRLLPAMHGHPATVALALQDVTRLKQTEAQLQESVRLRDEFLTVASHELKTPLTPLQIKLQGLAREARTDVSMAHLRDRVLSTAESASLQVRKLAALINDLLDVTQLAGETLSLRRESVDLSAVIREVAEQFRSQAAQAGSELRLETPGPVKGWWDRHRLEQVVRGLLSNAIKYGPGRPVVLKVEQLPGAARLVVRDEGIGIAPENLSRIFDKFGRAVSTRNYGGLGLGLFITRRIVEAHQGTLRAESQQGQGATFTVELPLTSPERPPYATTH, from the coding sequence TTGACGGACAGGGAGGCCATCGAAGGCATCACCGCCGACCAGGCCCGGTTGTTCCTCGAGACCATGGTGGCCAGCGCCCCCATCGGGCTGGCCTTCGTGGACCTGGACTTCCGGTACATCCACATCAATGACGCCCTGGCCGCGATGAACGGCCTTCCCCGCGAGGCCCACCTGGGCCGGAAGATTCGCGACATCCTCCCGGGCATCTGGCCCTACGTCGAGGCGCACTACCAGAAGGTCGTGCAGTCCGGGGAGCCGGTCCTCAACCTGGAGGTGAGCGGGCTCACGCCCCTGGAGCCCAACACCGAGCGCTCCTTCCTGGTCAACTACTACCCCGTGCGCGACGGCGCCGGGTGCATCCAGGGCGTCGGCATCACCGTGATTGAGTCGACGGAGCGCAAGCGGGCCCACCAGGCGCTCCGGGCGAGCGAGCAGCGCTACCGCTCGCTCGTGGAGGCGATGACGCACACGGTGTGGACCACCACGGGCCGCGGGGAGCTGAGGGAAGCCAGCCCGCGCTGGCTGGCCTTCACGGGGCAGACGCATGCGGCCCACCTGGGGCTGGGCTGGCTCGACGCCATCCATCCGGGCGACCGCACCGGGTTCATGACCCGGTGGGCCACCACCCTGGAGACCCGGAATCCATACCAGGGCGAGCTGCGGCTGCGCTTCCATGATGGGACGTACCGGGACGTCGTCATCCGCAGCGTCCCGGTGTTCGACGACACGGGCGCCGTCCGCGAGTGGGTCTCCACCGCCGAGGACATCACCGAGCGAAAGCGGACCGAGGCCGAGGTGGAGGCCCAGCGTGCGCGCCTCTACGACGTCGTGATGAACGTCCCAGCCTCCATCGCCATCATCAGCACCCCCGAGCTGCGCTTCACGCTGATCAACCCCCTCTACCGCCAATACTCGCGGAACACGGACCTCATGGGCCAGTCGCTGCGGGAGCTGGCGAAGCACAACCCGAACGCGGCGGGGGCCGTCGCCACGCTGGAGCAGGTCTACGCGTCCGGCAAGCCCGTCTTCCTCCCGGAGCTGCGGCAGTGGCTGGACATGCGGGGCACGGGCGTGCCGGAGGAGCGCTTCTTCAACGTCGCCTACCAGCCGCTGCGCGACGCGGACGGCCGGGTGGACTCCGTCCTCTCCTTCTCCCTGGACATCACCGAGCAGGTGCTGGCCCGGCGGAAGATGGAGGAGCTGGCGACGCACCTGGGCCACCAGCAGCAGTGGCTGGAGTCGGTGCTCGACCTCAATCCCGTCGCCATCCTCCTCATGGAGCCGGGGACGGGGCGGGTCCTCTTCGCGAACCAGGCCGCCCACCGCATGGCGGGAGGCCACTTCCCGCTGGACGTCCCCGCGGACGGCTACGGCAGCGTGTACCGCCTCACGGATGACGCGGGCGTCCTCCTCCCCCTGGAGGCGATTCCCGGGGTCCGCGCGGCCCGGGGAGAGGCCCTCCACCAGGAGCCCGTCGTGTGGCACACCCTCACCGGACGGCACTCGCTGCTCGTCGACTCGCGACTGCTCCCGGCCATGCACGGCCACCCGGCCACCGTCGCGCTCGCCCTCCAGGACGTGACGCGGCTGAAGCAGACCGAGGCCCAGCTCCAGGAGTCGGTGCGGCTGCGTGACGAGTTCCTCACCGTCGCCTCCCACGAGCTCAAGACGCCGCTCACGCCGCTTCAAATCAAGCTGCAGGGGCTCGCGCGCGAGGCGCGGACGGACGTGTCCATGGCCCACCTTCGAGACCGGGTGCTGAGCACGGCGGAGAGCGCGTCCCTGCAGGTGCGCAAGCTGGCGGCCCTCATCAATGACTTGCTGGACGTGACGCAGCTGGCGGGGGAGACGCTGTCCCTGAGGCGCGAGTCCGTGGACCTGTCGGCCGTCATCCGGGAGGTCGCGGAGCAGTTCCGCTCCCAGGCGGCGCAGGCGGGCAGCGAGCTGCGCCTGGAGACGCCCGGCCCGGTGAAGGGCTGGTGGGACCGGCACCGGCTGGAGCAGGTGGTGCGCGGCCTGCTGTCCAACGCCATCAAGTATGGCCCCGGCAGGCCCGTGGTGCTGAAGGTGGAGCAGCTGCCCGGGGCGGCCCGCCTCGTCGTGCGGGACGAGGGCATTGGCATTGCCCCGGAGAACCTCTCGCGCATCTTCGACAAGTTCGGGCGCGCCGTCTCCACTCGCAACTACGGCGGCCTGGGGCTCGGCCTCTTCATCACCCGCCGCATCGTGGAGGCCCACCAGGGCACCCTCCGCGCGGAGAGCCAGCAGGGCCAGGGGGCGACCTTCACGGTGGAGCTGCCGCTCACCTCGCCCGAGCGGCCGCCCTACGCGACGACCCACTGA